The DNA region GCGTTCCTCTCCACCCTCCAGAAGCTGCACGACCTGCCGATCGTCGGCGACGTCCGCGGCAACGGCTTCTTCTACGGCATCGAGCTCGTGAAGGACAAGGCCACCAAGGAGACCTTCACGGACGAGGAGTCGGAGCGCGTGCTCTACGGCTTCGTCTCCAAGAAGCTCTTCGAGTACGGCCTCTACTGCCGCGCCGACGACCGCGGTGACCCGGTCATCCAGCTCTCGCCGCCGCTGATCGCCGACCAGTCGACCTTCGACGAGATCGAGGGGATCGTCCGCCAGGTGCTGACGGAGGCGTGGGCGAAGCTCTGATCGTGACATGGCTCCGATGAGCTGAATCTGTGATCAACACCGGCCCCGGTGGCGCCCGTTCGAGTGAGAATGGGCGGCCCGGGGCCGCGTGCTGTCCGGCCTCCCGGCCCCGACTACCTAGCGTGCCCAGTGACCGATCGGCCCTGCCTTCGTTCCCCCGGAAGGGGGACTCCGCACGGCATTTCTGATCTGAACCGAGGTGTACGCCATGGTGGCTCCGCCGGACAACGACGTGCTGTGGGCACGCGCCCTGCACGTCAACCACAACGGCTCGCCCGCGCTCACCGGCGTCTCGCTCGGGGTTCGCGAGGGCGAGATCCTTGCCGTCGGCGGTCCGCGCGGCAGCGGCAAGACGACCCTCCTCCAGTGCCTGTCCGGGCAGTTGCAGGCGCAACAGGGCGAGGTCTGGTTCAACAGCACGCCGGTGCACACCATGGGTCCGCTGACCCGCGAGCGGCTGCGCCGCGACCGGTTCGCCTGGATCGACCCGGCGCCGGTCCTGGTCCCTGAGCTGAACGCCTGGGAGAACGCGGCCCTGCCCCTGATGCTGCGAGGTGTCTCGCGCCGCCGCGCCAAGACCGCCGCCCTGGAGTGGCTGGACCGCCTCGACATCGGCGGCTGCGCCCGCAAACGCCCGCACGCGCTTCTGCACGCCGAGCGACAGCGTGTGGCCATCGCCCGCGCCCTGGCCCCCGCGCCGACCGTGCTCTTCGCCGACGAGCCCACCGCCCCGCTGCACCGCGCCGACCGGGCCCATGTGCTGCGTACGCTCACGACGGCGGCCCGTTCGCACGGGATCACCGTCGTGCTGGCCACGCACGACGCGGACACCGCGGCCCTCGCCGACCGCACGGTGTCACTGCTCGACGGGCGGCGCGTGAACACCGTCCATCTGCCGCCGGTGTCCGACAGCGCGGAAGGCCGGGCCGCGTGCTCGCTCTCCGTCTAGCGCGCGGGGCCCGCCCCGCCGTCCAGCTCCGCAGGCTCCTGGTCGCGGCGGCGTCGGCGGGCACGGGCTTCCTGCTGCTGTGCACCCTGGGGTACGCGATGGGGCACCCGGACGCGTCCGGCGCGGCCGTGCTGCGGCTGGCCTGGTGTGTCGCGCCGCTCGCCGCGACCGTGCAGTTCGCGGTGGCGGTCGCCCGGACCGACCCGGCCACCCGTCCCCGGCAGGGGCTGTCGGCGCTCGGTCTCGGCCCCGCCCGGCTGACGGCCCTCGCGGCGATCTCGACCGCCGTGTCCTGCACGCTCGGTTCGATGGTCGCCCTGCTCTTCTTCCTGCATCTGCGCGGCGACCTGACCGGCCTCCCCTTCGACGGCGACGCCGCCGACCTCCTCGCCGCGGACGAGCCGCTGCCCCTCCCGGCCGCGCTCACCCTGCTGGCCCTCGTACCGATCATCGCCTCGGCGGCCAGTGCGGCGGTGCTCCGGCCACGGGGCCCGAGGCCGAGCGGCTTCACCACGGGCGGACGGCCGGGACGGCTGAGCGGCTTCGGCGGATACGGACGCTCCGTCGAGCGCGTCGGCTTCGGCGCGTACGGGCGCTTCGGGACGCGTACGGAGGCGAAGGCGGGCCCTCGCTCGGAGAGCCCGGACGGTTCGGGGGGCCCTCGCGGCTCCGGGGGTCGGGAGGGTTCCGAGGGTCAGG from Streptomyces sp. NBC_00258 includes:
- a CDS encoding ABC transporter ATP-binding protein, which encodes MVAPPDNDVLWARALHVNHNGSPALTGVSLGVREGEILAVGGPRGSGKTTLLQCLSGQLQAQQGEVWFNSTPVHTMGPLTRERLRRDRFAWIDPAPVLVPELNAWENAALPLMLRGVSRRRAKTAALEWLDRLDIGGCARKRPHALLHAERQRVAIARALAPAPTVLFADEPTAPLHRADRAHVLRTLTTAARSHGITVVLATHDADTAALADRTVSLLDGRRVNTVHLPPVSDSAEGRAACSLSV